One Ranitomeya variabilis isolate aRanVar5 chromosome 4, aRanVar5.hap1, whole genome shotgun sequence genomic window, TTTGAGCAGGCCCTATATTCATCTGTATTTTTCAGATCAGACTTCGCCATTAAAACCAATAGTGATCCATACAAAACCAAAACTATAATgataaagcatttaaaaaaaaatctccaaatacCTTTAACTTAAATGCGTGTATtttaggctaaaaatcatttttgcaattgggtttcattaaaaatttggcACTGTTtgtcttttacaggctctttgtttccttCACATTGCTGTCTGCAGAATGAGGTAGCTGACAATCTGTAGGTGAGCTTCTTCTGAgaatatgtacaggtccttctcaaaaaattagcatatagtgttaaatttcattatttaccataatgtaatgattacaattaaactttcatatattatagattcattatccaccaactgaaatttgtcaggtcttttattgttttaatactgatgattttggcctacaactcctgataacccaaaaaaactgtctcaataaattagcatatttcacccgtccaatcaaataaaagtgttttttaataacaaacaaaaaaaccatcaaataataatgttcagttatgcactcaatacttggttgggaatcctttggcagaaatgactgcttcaatgcggcgtggcatggaggcaatcagcctgtgacactgctgagatgttatggaggcccaggatgcttcaatagcggccttaagctcatccagagtgttgggtcttgcgtctctcaactttctcttcacaatatcccacagattctctatggggttcaggtcaggagagttggcaggccaattgagcacagtaataccatggtcagtaaaccatttaccagtggttttggcactgtgagcaggtgccaggaagcatgaagtgctccaaaatctcctgatagctagctgcattgaccctgcccttgatgaaacacagtggaccaacaccagcagctgacatggcaccccacaccatcactgactgggtacttgacactggacttcaggcattttggcatttccttctccccagtcttcctccagactctggcaccttgatttccgaatgacatgcaaaatttgctttcatcagaaaaaagtacttgggaccacttagcaacagtccagtgctgcttctctgtagcccaggtcaggcgcttctgccgctgtttatggttcaaaagtggctttacctggggaatgcggcacctgtagcccatttcctgcacacgcctgtgcacggtggctctggatgtttccacaccagactcagtccactgcttcctcaggttccccaaggtctggaatcggtccttctccacaatcttcctcagggtccggtcacctcttctcgttgtacagcgttttctgccacattgtttccttccaacagacttaccattgaggtgccttgatacagcactctgggaacagcctatttgttgagaaatttctttctgggtcttaccctcttgcttgagggtgtcaatgatggccttcttgacatctgtcaggtcgctagtcttacccatgatgggggttttgagtaatgaaccaggcagggagtttttaaaagcctcaggtatcttttgcatgtgtttagagttaattagttgattcagaagattagggtaataggtcgtttagagaaccttttcttgatatgctaatttattgagacaggttttttgggttatcaggagttgtaggccaaaatcatcagtattaaaacaataaaaaacctgacaaatttcagttggtggataatgaatctataatatatgaaagtttaattgtaatcattacattatggtaaataatgaaatttaacactatatgctaattttttgagaaggacctgtatttcttaTTTGtcctttctgagctcctctcagctgatttaggaCCACAGAGTGCATCACAGAAGAGATACTTCATTTGGTCAGAATTCAGCTCCGAAAAAGACAGAGAAAGGTTGCAAACTTTTTTCATCAAATTACGCTCAGTGATAAGACTCCGTTAACTCATTGTGCAGCCAGCGATGTGCAGGGAAACCAAGATCCtgcaaaagccaaatggtgcaacaTAACTTATGCAAACTAAACAGAAACAATAATTTTTAGCTCAAAATACAGGTAGGAAAGAAGAAAACAAATTGCCCCTGAAAGCGCCTGTATCCTTTAACGAATGTGGCCGAGACCGCGAGGCAGGGCGGCCAGGGCCAAGCCTTTATTAgagttgattggctgcagtggtcatatggATGTatagcacatgactgctgcagccagagAAAACAGAGACCAATAGGGAAACAAAACTCCAATCCCTGCACATGGCAGTGAACAGACACAATGCCATCTGTGTTATATGGATTTATTTGACCATTTCTTACCAATGTCCATGAAGGGCAAGAGCTGCGGCCAGAGAATAGTCCATAGCGGCTCCAGGATACATATACGCCGCAGGTATAAGGCCTAGGAGAACAACGCTCACCGCTCTCTCACCGGTCCAGTGCAGGGAGGCTTTGGTAGaggctgtggaaaaaaaaataaaaaattcaaagaCCTAGTAATAAAATTTCACTTGAGAAGAACATAGTACGACACAACCCGATGTGTCTCACTACTAccttccaaaataaaaaaagagggaaATTCCAAAAAGTGGAATTATAACATTAGAAAAacaaagatgatttttttttttaattaaagactACACCACCATTGTATATAGGTTGTGTGCAGTATTACATCTCAactccattcacttcaatggaacTGATCTGTAGTATCAGACATGCCACAAACAGGTGCGATGAGGTTTCTGGAAGAAAGCAGACGTGTTTTCCTGTTACTCTGCAAACTCTTTAACCAGTTTCCAAAGTGATGTAAGTAAATGTATGGAGCGGGATCTTGGGACCACCAATGCCGAGTGCAGCAGTCTGACCCCGAGGGGCCGCGATCATTAACAGTGAATCTTCGAAGCAGGTAGAACTCCCAATCCCACTGCCCGTTATAGGCGATTACTGCCGCTCCTGCCCTGACTCTTCTCATTACAGATCCATACAGAAAATAACATCTATGACAACGTGTGAAAACCCCTTAATTCTAATCAATAGATGTTGGAATAATACTGTACTTTGTTCCACCTTTAAGTCTTTTAATTGAAGACTAATAATTTGAGCTCAGAAAATTAGCAAAAAGCAACACAGATTTCAGCTTCCTATAACACAAGGACAATAGGAGCTCAAATACAACAACAACTACATTTTCCAacatttcctttgtttttttttgtttttttcaaacctCACATTCAGTGAAGCTGAGATCTGCACCAAAAAGCCTAAATGTATAGCAGACCTAGGAGCCGGCCCCATGCCTGTATACAATGCACAGTATATATACCATACAGTTACAGATAAGTCGTGTAACATACCAGGACGGCCTGGGGACGCTGGTAAAGAACTTCTGTCTTGTGGCAATATGGCGGCCGGTCGGATCAGCAAGGAATTACTAAAGGGGAAAACTGAAAATGCAGAATAATTACATGTAACGTAACAAGACACACCAGGTTCAATCATCCCATCCTTATCAATGTTCGTTCCCCCGATCTGGAGAGTTAAGAGGGGCTGCGCTGGTTTAGAGCTGTGACCACCCGCTATGCAGGAAATTTAGGCAGTCATCTCCGGAGTTATTGTTTAAAGGGTTAATTTTCCTCCCTAAATTGTTATCCCATATCTGTGACATTATCTAGGATACTGTCCCACAGACAATAAATGCAGAGGAGGCCGATCATGGtgaacctctgctccattcaggttcTAAACCTCCGATCTCGGGATCACTGGTGGTCCCAGGGCTCAGACCCCCAACGATCACCATGTTATCCTGGTTTCATAGATTATTTTTTGAGGAATAACCCATTAAATCAGGTGATTGAACAATGTATTAAAAAAAGtttgataactttttttttttttttttta contains:
- the SDHD gene encoding succinate dehydrogenase [ubiquinone] cytochrome b small subunit, mitochondrial, whose product is MAALVRVGAVCRAGRVFPFSNSLLIRPAAILPQDRSSLPASPGRPASTKASLHWTGERAVSVVLLGLIPAAYMYPGAAMDYSLAAALALHGHWGLGQVLTDYVHGEAKVKLANAGLLALSSLTFAGLCYFNYHDVGICKAVAMLWSL